From the genome of Salvelinus namaycush isolate Seneca chromosome 10, SaNama_1.0, whole genome shotgun sequence, one region includes:
- the LOC120055051 gene encoding phospholipase A and acyltransferase 4-like, which translates to MQTRSPTTMEIGDMIEINRGAYKHWALYIGNGEVIHLVTPDGPSRVAFCSVSSSSGSLSCKGTITIEMLKDVAAGNPYKIHNYLDNEFKPRPTDVIMKDVNKMRGRTIPYDLLGHNCEHFVTFLRYGKSKSKQADDFMKDLLTGTAGLLGVLAAVTVSTAAAASTLSK; encoded by the exons ATGCAAACCAGGAGTCCGACCACA ATGGAGATCGGTGACATGATTGAGATAAACAGGGGTGCATACAAACACTGGGCTCTGTACATTGGAAATGGAGAGGTCATCCATTTGGTAACTCCAG ATGGGCCTTCAAGAGTAGCTTTCTGCAGTGTTAGCTCATCCAGCGGCAGTCTTTCCTGTAAAGGCACGATTACAATAGAGATGTTAAAGGATGTGGCAGCAGGGAATCCTTACAAAATCCACAACTACTTGGATAACGAGTTCAAACCAAGGCCGACTGACGTCATTATGAAGGATGTGAACAAAATGAGAGGCCGCACAATACCATATGACCTCCTTGGACACAACTGCGAGCATTTTGTTACTTTCCTCCGTTATGGCAAATCAAAGTCCAAACAG GCAGATGACTTCATGAAGGATTTGTTAACTGGTACTGCAGGCCTGCTTGGTGTACTGGCTGCTGTTACTGTTTCTACAGCTGCTGCAGCAAGCACACTCAGTAAATAA
- the LOC120055052 gene encoding phospholipase A and acyltransferase 4-like, protein MEIGDMIEINRGQYKHWALYIGNGEVIHVVTPDGPSRVAFCSVSSSSGSLSCKGTITIEMLKDVAAGNTYKIHNYLDDEFKPRPTDVIMGDVDIMRGHTIEYGLLGNNCEHFVTFLRYGKSKSQQADDFMKNLFIGSGLLSGVVAVTVVAAALAIKAFT, encoded by the exons ATGGAGATTGGTGACATGATTGAGATAAACAGAGGTCAATACAAACACTGGGCTCTGTACATTGGAAATGGAGAGGTCATCCATGTGGTAACTCCAG ATGGGCCTTCAAGAGTAGCTTTCTGCAGTGTTAGCTCATCCAGCGGCAGTCTTTCCTGTAAAGGCACGATTACAATAGAGATGTTAAAGGATGTGGCAGCAGGGAATACTTACAAAATCCACAACTACTTGGATGACGAGTTCAAACCAAGGCCGACTGACGTCATTATGGGGGATGTGGACATAATGAGAGGCCACACAATAGAATATGGCCTCCTTGGAAACAACTGCGAGCATTTTGTTACTTTCCTCCGTTATGGCAAATCAAAGTCCCAACAG GCAGATGACTTCATGAAGAATTTGTTCATTGGTTCTGGCCTGCTTAGTGGAGTGGTTGCTGTTACCGTTGTTGCCGCTGCTTTAGCAATCAAAGCTTTTACATAG